The proteins below come from a single Corynebacterium cystitidis genomic window:
- the rplS gene encoding 50S ribosomal protein L19 → MSNGIIDKIDAAQLRDDIPDFRPGDTLDVNVKVIEGSTIRTQLFKGVCIRRQGDGIRETFTVRKISFGIGVERTFPVHSPNIESIKVDRRGKVRRAKLYYMRDLRGKAARIKERR, encoded by the coding sequence ATGAGCAACGGCATAATCGACAAGATTGATGCAGCCCAGCTGCGCGACGACATCCCAGACTTCCGCCCGGGCGACACCCTGGACGTTAACGTGAAGGTCATCGAGGGTTCCACCATCCGTACCCAGCTGTTCAAGGGTGTGTGCATCCGCCGCCAGGGCGACGGTATCCGCGAGACTTTCACCGTACGCAAGATCTCTTTCGGTATCGGTGTGGAGCGTACTTTCCCAGTGCACTCTCCAAACATCGAGTCGATCAAGGTAGACCGCCGTGGCAAGGTTCGTCGCGCGAAGCTGTACTACATGCGCGATCTGCGCGGCAAGGCAGCGCGTATTAAAGAACGCCGCTAG
- the rpsP gene encoding 30S ribosomal protein S16, giving the protein MAVKIKLQRVGKIRNAQYRVVIADARTRRDGKVIENIGIYHPKEEPSLIQIDSERAQYWLGVGAQPTEPVAALLKVTGDWQKHKGEAGAEGTLKTAEEKPSKLDLFNQALEEANNGPTAEAITEKRKKAKEEAEAKAAAEAEAEKKAEEEAAAEAEAPAEAEAPAEEAEEKDAQ; this is encoded by the coding sequence ATGGCTGTCAAGATCAAGTTGCAGCGTGTGGGTAAGATCCGCAACGCACAGTACCGTGTTGTCATTGCAGACGCACGCACCCGCCGCGATGGCAAGGTCATCGAGAACATCGGCATCTATCACCCAAAGGAAGAGCCATCGCTCATCCAGATCGACTCCGAGCGCGCACAGTACTGGCTGGGCGTTGGCGCACAGCCAACCGAGCCTGTTGCAGCTTTGCTGAAGGTCACCGGTGATTGGCAGAAGCACAAGGGCGAGGCTGGCGCAGAAGGCACTCTCAAGACCGCTGAAGAAAAGCCATCCAAGCTCGACCTGTTCAACCAGGCTCTGGAGGAGGCCAACAACGGCCCAACCGCCGAAGCGATCACCGAAAAGCGCAAGAAGGCGAAGGAAGAAGCAGAGGCGAAGGCTGCTGCTGAGGCTGAGGCTGAAAAGAAGGCAGAGGAAGAAGCGGCAGCTGAGGCAGAGGCCCCAGCTGAGGCAGAGGCCCCAGCTGAGGAAGCTGAAGAGAAGGACGCGCAGTAA
- the rimM gene encoding ribosome maturation factor RimM (Essential for efficient processing of 16S rRNA) encodes MELQIGRVVKSHGIKGEVVVDPTTDVPEIRFAIDEVLAGKQTGKEHELTVETVRPHKGRLLIKFREVPDRNVAETLRGTVFFAPPREEEDDDGFYDHELIGLKVVRDGEDIGEITGVMHTPGRQILEVAYEGREVLVPFVYDIVPEVDLEEGIAVVTPPEGLFEL; translated from the coding sequence ATGGAATTACAGATCGGCCGTGTGGTCAAATCCCACGGCATCAAGGGTGAAGTGGTCGTGGACCCCACTACGGATGTGCCGGAAATCCGGTTTGCTATCGACGAGGTGCTCGCCGGGAAGCAAACCGGCAAAGAGCACGAACTTACCGTGGAAACTGTGCGTCCGCACAAAGGGCGCCTGTTGATCAAGTTCCGGGAAGTGCCAGACCGCAATGTTGCCGAAACCCTGCGTGGCACAGTGTTCTTCGCACCTCCCCGCGAAGAAGAAGATGACGATGGTTTTTATGACCACGAGCTGATCGGGTTGAAAGTGGTGCGCGACGGAGAGGACATCGGTGAAATTACCGGTGTCATGCACACACCGGGCCGTCAGATACTCGAGGTCGCCTACGAAGGCCGAGAAGTGCTCGTGCCATTCGTGTACGACATCGTGCCCGAGGTCGACCTCGAAGAAGGTATCGCTGTGGTCACCCCTCCGGAGGGACTGTTCGAACTTTAG
- a CDS encoding acyltransferase family protein — MTSAQRKPTYRHDLDGLRGYAIALVVLFHVYVGRVSGGVDVFLLLSGFFFLGSQLRYALRRHASLNPWWPIWRTARRLLPALAVTLIATVIAVLTLAPELLTPELTQQFTAAAFYYLNWQLMAQDAAYSAASVDTSPLQHLWSMSVQGQFYLLGIVFALGVAWWIRRFHTPPEIVRRTVVIILLVATLLSFAWASRHGLIGTADNYYSTFSRMWEMTLGGLLAIVAHRLTIPSKFAAWTAGLGVVMITITGIVVPTSLAFPGPVALLPLVGAVLVITSAGDHPISRVLSSRPATWLGRIAYSLYLWHWPMLIITTAMTGHETPPVWLGTLVVAASLLLAHVTHRWVEEPLKQHRKRPTLVEKPIRDAQLSLKLPTGRKRAAGGVVVAALMGAIVAVQPVWDSVTEDASKRLDPARYPGVMAQFGADIPDVKPKPDPTLIAGMYPPIGGDGCMIGMHDSADEFRGDECIYGNPDAEATVVLVGGSHAEPYGIPLDSLGWQHNFRVIPFVRQQCPIMLGDDTGVLPECAAWSENAFQRIVELDPDLVVSTSTRPEGEFGHGPDFVPAGYIGFWQALDEHAIPFLGLRDNPWFFDAEKLPEDPNHCLIRTKDERVCSMHRDDVYAPVDPAQEIVADLNHVTAIDTADWFCTADYCSPIIGNIYVYRDTNHISNQFAASTEEVLWNGMQYAVQ; from the coding sequence ATGACTTCCGCACAGCGCAAGCCCACGTACCGGCATGATCTCGATGGTCTGCGCGGTTACGCCATTGCGTTGGTAGTTCTGTTTCACGTCTACGTCGGCCGGGTCTCGGGCGGTGTTGACGTGTTTCTGCTCCTGTCAGGTTTCTTCTTTCTAGGTTCCCAACTACGTTACGCGTTACGACGCCACGCCAGCCTCAATCCGTGGTGGCCAATCTGGAGGACTGCTCGCCGGCTTCTCCCGGCGCTTGCTGTGACTCTTATTGCCACGGTTATTGCGGTTTTGACACTTGCTCCGGAGCTGCTGACTCCGGAACTCACCCAACAATTCACCGCTGCCGCGTTCTATTACCTGAACTGGCAGCTCATGGCCCAGGATGCAGCCTACTCGGCCGCCAGCGTAGATACGTCCCCGCTGCAGCATTTGTGGTCCATGAGCGTGCAGGGCCAGTTTTACCTGCTCGGTATCGTGTTTGCCCTCGGTGTGGCGTGGTGGATTCGCCGCTTTCATACCCCGCCGGAGATTGTACGCCGGACGGTAGTAATCATCCTGCTCGTGGCGACACTCCTCTCTTTCGCGTGGGCGTCACGCCACGGCCTTATTGGTACGGCCGACAACTACTACTCCACCTTCTCACGCATGTGGGAAATGACACTCGGCGGCTTGCTCGCCATTGTGGCCCACCGCCTCACTATTCCGTCAAAGTTTGCTGCATGGACAGCGGGATTAGGCGTTGTCATGATCACGATCACGGGCATAGTGGTGCCCACCTCGCTGGCTTTCCCTGGCCCCGTTGCATTACTGCCATTGGTGGGTGCGGTGCTGGTGATCACATCCGCGGGCGACCACCCGATCTCCCGCGTTTTGTCGTCGAGGCCGGCGACGTGGCTTGGACGTATCGCCTACTCGCTGTATTTGTGGCACTGGCCGATGCTGATAATTACCACTGCTATGACAGGCCATGAGACTCCTCCAGTCTGGTTGGGCACCCTCGTGGTCGCAGCGTCGCTACTGTTGGCGCACGTGACTCACCGGTGGGTGGAAGAGCCTCTAAAACAGCATCGCAAGCGCCCGACGCTCGTCGAAAAGCCAATACGTGATGCCCAGCTCAGCCTGAAGCTTCCAACCGGACGCAAACGTGCTGCAGGTGGCGTGGTTGTCGCTGCTCTCATGGGGGCGATTGTGGCGGTACAACCGGTCTGGGACTCCGTCACCGAAGATGCGAGCAAGCGCCTTGACCCTGCGCGCTACCCCGGCGTGATGGCACAGTTCGGGGCCGATATCCCTGATGTGAAGCCGAAGCCAGACCCCACCCTCATCGCAGGGATGTACCCTCCGATCGGCGGAGACGGCTGCATGATCGGCATGCATGATTCTGCCGACGAATTTCGTGGTGATGAATGTATCTACGGCAACCCGGACGCTGAGGCTACCGTGGTCCTTGTGGGTGGCTCCCACGCTGAGCCCTATGGCATACCGCTGGACAGCCTGGGCTGGCAGCACAATTTCCGAGTCATCCCGTTTGTTCGCCAACAGTGCCCGATAATGCTTGGCGACGACACCGGAGTCCTGCCTGAATGCGCCGCGTGGAGCGAGAATGCCTTCCAACGCATCGTTGAGCTTGATCCGGACTTAGTCGTTTCTACATCGACGCGGCCCGAGGGTGAGTTCGGCCATGGCCCGGACTTTGTACCGGCAGGCTATATCGGTTTCTGGCAGGCACTCGACGAGCACGCCATCCCATTTTTGGGACTGCGCGATAACCCCTGGTTCTTCGATGCGGAAAAACTGCCCGAGGACCCGAACCATTGCCTGATCCGCACCAAAGATGAAAGGGTGTGTTCAATGCACCGCGACGATGTGTACGCTCCTGTCGACCCAGCCCAGGAGATCGTCGCTGACCTTAACCATGTGACCGCGATCGACACCGCCGATTGGTTCTGCACCGCCGATTACTGCTCACCGATTATCGGCAATATCTACGTCTACCGAGACACCAACCACATCTCCAACCAGTTCGCAGCCTCCACCGAGGAGGTGTTATGGAACGGCATGCAGTACGCAGTGCAGTGA
- a CDS encoding Tex family protein: MTFIARTIAEELGIKDTQVQAALSLLAEGNTVPFISRYRKEATGGLDDAQLRHIEERTTYLVELAERKQTILEAIEEQGKLTDELRALIEACDTKSRLEDLYLPFKKRRKTKADIAREAGIEPLTDSLIDDPSADPETLAEGYIAEGFADIKAVLDGARAILIDRFALDADLVGEVREEMYKTGTMRATVVEGKEQEGAKFKDYFDFNEAFTSLPSHRILALLRGEKEGVLTLNLDPGDDAIYEQKIADRFELDTKTSEWLAQAVRWGWRTKLLVSSGLDTRMRLKEKAEQGALEIFATNLRDVLLAAPAGQRATLALDPGYRNGVKCAAVDETGKVLATTIVYPHQPQNQWAQAVQELSTLAAAHGVELIAIGNGRASRESEKLAGEVADLIEKAGGVRPTPVVVSESGASVYSASEIAAQEFPDMDVSLRSAVSIARRLQDPLAELVKVDPKSIGVGQYQHDVNQTALAKTLDDVVEDAVNAVGVDLNTASVPLLERVAGISNTLAKNIVAYRDDNGSFATRKELCKVPRLGPKAFEQCAGFLRINGGSQPLDGSAVHPEAYPVVEKIASSTGLNVDELIGNTRVLEKLKPADFADDTFGVPTVTDIIAELDKPGRDPRPEFKTATFKEGVNKVSDLTPGMILEGTVTNVAAFGAFVDVGVHQDGLVHVSAMSTTFVKDPHDVVRSGEVVKVKVMDVDVERQRIGLSLRLDDEPGAPARAAAARRKGAKKKKAPAKRRSGGSAGSGSMADALRKAGFGQ, from the coding sequence ATGACATTTATTGCCCGCACCATCGCAGAAGAACTAGGTATCAAAGATACGCAGGTCCAGGCAGCGCTGAGCCTGCTTGCTGAAGGTAATACTGTGCCGTTTATCTCCCGCTACCGTAAGGAGGCTACCGGCGGGCTTGACGACGCCCAACTGCGACACATTGAGGAGCGCACTACGTACCTCGTCGAACTCGCCGAGCGTAAACAAACGATCCTTGAGGCTATTGAAGAGCAGGGAAAGCTAACCGATGAGTTGCGCGCGCTCATCGAGGCCTGCGACACCAAATCCCGCTTGGAGGATCTTTACTTGCCGTTTAAGAAGCGCCGCAAGACGAAGGCGGATATCGCACGTGAGGCGGGTATTGAGCCGCTGACGGATTCGCTTATCGACGATCCCTCTGCCGATCCTGAAACGCTCGCCGAGGGGTACATCGCGGAAGGCTTTGCTGACATAAAGGCGGTGCTGGACGGTGCGCGCGCGATTCTCATCGACCGGTTTGCCCTCGACGCTGACTTGGTCGGCGAGGTGCGCGAGGAGATGTACAAGACCGGAACCATGCGTGCCACTGTCGTCGAAGGTAAAGAGCAAGAAGGTGCGAAGTTCAAGGACTACTTCGACTTCAATGAGGCCTTCACTTCGCTGCCCTCGCACCGCATTCTCGCGCTGCTGCGCGGCGAGAAAGAAGGTGTGCTCACCCTGAATCTGGATCCCGGCGATGACGCGATCTATGAGCAGAAGATCGCAGACCGCTTTGAGCTGGACACTAAGACCTCTGAGTGGTTAGCCCAGGCGGTGCGGTGGGGCTGGCGCACAAAGCTGCTGGTGTCCTCGGGCCTGGATACGCGCATGCGCCTCAAAGAAAAGGCGGAGCAGGGCGCGCTGGAGATCTTCGCTACGAATTTACGCGACGTGTTGCTGGCAGCACCGGCCGGCCAGCGCGCCACCTTGGCGCTGGACCCTGGCTATCGCAACGGCGTGAAGTGCGCCGCGGTGGATGAGACCGGAAAGGTGCTGGCCACTACTATCGTGTATCCGCACCAGCCACAAAACCAGTGGGCCCAGGCGGTGCAAGAGCTTTCGACGCTCGCGGCTGCGCACGGTGTAGAACTCATCGCGATTGGCAACGGCAGGGCGAGCCGTGAGTCAGAGAAGTTGGCAGGAGAAGTCGCAGACCTGATTGAGAAAGCTGGGGGAGTTCGACCCACCCCTGTCGTCGTCAGCGAATCCGGTGCGTCGGTGTATTCGGCCAGCGAGATCGCGGCTCAAGAATTTCCCGACATGGATGTCTCGCTGCGTTCCGCAGTGTCTATCGCTCGTCGCCTACAGGACCCACTAGCGGAGCTGGTCAAGGTGGATCCAAAGTCGATCGGTGTGGGCCAGTATCAGCACGACGTGAACCAAACAGCACTGGCGAAAACACTCGATGATGTGGTTGAGGATGCCGTGAATGCCGTGGGCGTGGATCTCAATACCGCGTCGGTGCCTTTGCTAGAGCGTGTTGCCGGCATCTCCAACACCCTGGCAAAAAATATTGTGGCCTACCGCGACGACAACGGCAGTTTTGCAACACGCAAGGAGCTATGCAAGGTGCCACGCTTGGGCCCGAAAGCGTTCGAGCAGTGCGCTGGATTCCTGCGTATTAATGGTGGCAGCCAGCCGCTGGACGGGTCGGCAGTTCACCCAGAGGCGTACCCTGTCGTCGAAAAGATCGCTTCCAGTACCGGCCTGAATGTCGATGAATTGATCGGCAACACGCGTGTGCTGGAGAAACTCAAGCCCGCGGACTTCGCAGACGATACTTTCGGCGTGCCAACCGTCACTGATATTATTGCCGAGCTGGACAAACCAGGCCGCGATCCGCGCCCCGAGTTTAAGACAGCCACGTTCAAGGAAGGTGTCAACAAGGTCTCGGACTTGACCCCTGGCATGATTCTAGAAGGCACCGTGACCAACGTTGCCGCTTTCGGCGCGTTCGTAGATGTCGGTGTGCACCAAGACGGTCTCGTTCACGTCTCCGCGATGAGCACTACTTTTGTTAAAGACCCGCACGACGTTGTGCGCTCTGGTGAAGTGGTCAAGGTGAAAGTGATGGACGTTGACGTTGAACGTCAGCGCATCGGGTTGAGCCTGCGCCTTGACGACGAACCTGGCGCGCCGGCTCGCGCCGCCGCAGCTAGGAGGAAGGGCGCGAAGAAGAAGAAGGCGCCCGCAAAGCGTCGGTCTGGCGGTTCCGCCGGCTCTGGCAGTATGGCGGATGCGCTGCGCAAGGCTGGATTTGGCCAGTAG
- a CDS encoding DUF4232 domain-containing protein: MPKLNRLVPLTATATIAAVLVACGSGSESAAPAPMPTAPPEVLQNDLPSESPAPEMAPETTGNREEDLASGTDKGACITENLEVVLANEQGAAGSRIFEVEFTNTGRKCEMIGFPGVSIIGDGVGRQIGAPANREPAGTDYVALNKGDSATATVTVSQAGAYDEAICSPTEADGLRVFPPANTNSVYVPIPGLTGCDNPDVSILSVGPVR; this comes from the coding sequence ATGCCGAAGTTGAATCGCCTTGTCCCTCTCACCGCCACTGCTACCATCGCAGCTGTCCTTGTCGCCTGCGGCTCGGGCTCAGAATCTGCCGCGCCGGCGCCTATGCCAACAGCACCACCTGAGGTGCTGCAGAATGATTTGCCCAGCGAGTCTCCGGCGCCTGAGATGGCACCTGAAACCACCGGCAACCGCGAGGAAGACCTCGCCTCCGGCACGGACAAGGGCGCGTGCATTACGGAGAATCTCGAAGTGGTGCTAGCTAATGAGCAAGGCGCTGCCGGCTCGCGCATCTTCGAAGTGGAGTTCACCAACACAGGCCGCAAGTGTGAGATGATCGGCTTTCCCGGTGTCAGTATTATTGGTGATGGTGTGGGCCGCCAGATCGGTGCGCCAGCCAATCGCGAACCGGCGGGAACAGATTATGTCGCGCTCAATAAGGGTGATTCTGCAACCGCCACCGTCACTGTCTCCCAGGCAGGCGCTTACGACGAAGCCATCTGCTCCCCCACCGAGGCCGATGGCCTGCGCGTATTCCCACCGGCGAACACAAACTCGGTGTATGTCCCCATTCCAGGTCTCACAGGCTGTGACAACCCGGATGTATCAATTTTGAGTGTGGGCCCAGTTCGCTAA
- the trmD gene encoding tRNA (guanosine(37)-N1)-methyltransferase TrmD produces the protein MAPSIVEEVTQLALRLDIITIFPEYLEPLRHALLGKAIEEGILEVGVHNLRDWATDRHKSVDDTPLGGGPGMVMKPEVWGPALDDIAAGRVGYELSSASKHRNDRLRHDEVHGTQARPYAAIGEDRSKPLLLVPTPAGTPFTQADAQAWSRENHIVVACGRYEGIDQRVFEDAEKRYRVREVSIGDYVLIGGEVAALVIAEAVTRLIPGVLGNTASHEQDSFSDGLLEGPSYTKPRVWRGLEAPEVLLSGNHTKIERWRRDQSLLRTKSVRPELIDESTLTKEDLFALNARDIATDLNVLITAAEWERAAGQMPKKLRKAGFEPREIHAEQVDLSCEPDNMLVAQFEQAEGHVPVAESLYRVVVNGRSALDLRDATKAVVAALPAGTYWYGTTDEGYKEPGVTAACAWNHRE, from the coding sequence ATGGCCCCTAGTATCGTAGAAGAGGTGACTCAATTGGCGCTACGACTCGATATCATCACCATCTTTCCCGAATACCTCGAACCGCTCCGCCATGCCCTGCTGGGCAAGGCCATTGAGGAAGGAATCCTCGAAGTCGGCGTGCACAACCTGCGTGATTGGGCAACTGATCGCCACAAATCTGTCGACGATACTCCGCTGGGTGGCGGGCCCGGCATGGTGATGAAACCCGAGGTGTGGGGCCCGGCGCTCGACGATATCGCTGCAGGCAGAGTGGGGTACGAGTTGTCGTCGGCAAGCAAGCACCGTAATGACCGGCTGCGCCACGACGAAGTCCACGGCACCCAAGCACGCCCTTATGCTGCTATTGGCGAGGATCGTTCTAAGCCACTGCTTTTAGTACCCACTCCGGCAGGCACGCCATTTACGCAGGCCGATGCGCAGGCGTGGTCGCGCGAAAACCACATTGTGGTGGCGTGCGGGCGTTACGAAGGCATTGACCAGCGCGTATTCGAGGATGCCGAGAAGCGCTACCGGGTACGTGAAGTCTCCATCGGCGATTACGTGCTGATCGGTGGGGAAGTAGCAGCCCTAGTGATCGCGGAGGCCGTAACTCGGCTGATCCCCGGTGTGCTGGGCAATACTGCCAGCCACGAGCAGGATTCGTTTTCGGATGGGTTGCTTGAGGGCCCGAGCTACACCAAGCCGCGGGTGTGGCGCGGGCTCGAAGCCCCTGAGGTGCTGCTGAGCGGAAATCACACCAAGATTGAGCGGTGGCGGCGCGACCAATCGCTGCTTCGGACTAAGTCTGTTCGCCCCGAGCTGATCGATGAAAGCACCCTGACCAAGGAGGACCTGTTTGCCTTGAACGCCCGCGACATTGCTACTGATTTGAATGTGCTGATCACCGCAGCCGAGTGGGAACGTGCGGCGGGGCAGATGCCGAAGAAGCTACGCAAAGCAGGCTTTGAACCGCGCGAGATTCACGCTGAGCAGGTGGATCTGAGCTGTGAGCCGGACAATATGCTGGTCGCCCAGTTCGAGCAGGCGGAAGGGCACGTGCCGGTGGCCGAATCTTTGTACCGAGTGGTGGTTAATGGGCGCAGCGCGCTAGACCTGCGCGATGCCACAAAAGCAGTGGTTGCGGCGTTGCCTGCCGGAACGTACTGGTATGGCACTACCGATGAGGGGTACAAGGAGCCAGGTGTCACTGCTGCCTGCGCATGGAACCACCGAGAATAA
- a CDS encoding NUDIX hydrolase, translating to MEQWDIYDENRNRTGKIVDAGAEHGEGEFHLVVTLCLFDHQDRMLIQRRSEDKALWPGLWDVTVGGSAIAGENSREAIQRETREELGLDLELGRPAFTVNYAQGFDDVYVLRHNVDIEELAVPNQEVAEVRWVGYHKVIELMRAGQFLPYRESVMRFVWDFVDRPDVFHESCR from the coding sequence ATGGAGCAATGGGACATTTACGACGAGAACCGCAATCGCACCGGAAAAATCGTCGATGCTGGCGCCGAACATGGTGAAGGAGAGTTTCACCTTGTAGTCACGCTGTGCCTGTTCGATCACCAAGACCGGATGCTGATCCAGCGCCGCTCGGAAGATAAAGCTCTGTGGCCGGGGCTGTGGGATGTGACCGTTGGCGGGTCTGCCATCGCAGGCGAAAATTCACGCGAGGCGATACAGCGGGAAACTCGTGAAGAACTAGGCCTTGATCTCGAACTTGGCAGGCCAGCATTCACCGTGAACTACGCCCAAGGCTTTGACGATGTGTATGTGCTGCGTCACAACGTAGACATTGAAGAACTTGCGGTGCCCAACCAGGAAGTAGCAGAGGTGCGCTGGGTGGGGTACCACAAGGTGATCGAACTGATGCGAGCCGGACAATTTTTGCCCTACCGCGAATCAGTGATGCGGTTCGTGTGGGACTTCGTTGATAGGCCTGATGTGTTTCATGAGTCGTGCCGGTAA
- a CDS encoding YraN family protein, with the protein MTTTRMSLARRGEQAAADFYERRGATVLARNVYYTFGELDLIVRETDGTVVFVEVKTRSGLGFGNAESVTQRKLDRMRRAALRWLMDKPYAPVRFDVLALNVVGDTFAVELFEGVDNGAC; encoded by the coding sequence ATGACGACTACTCGGATGTCGTTGGCGCGTCGTGGGGAACAGGCCGCCGCCGACTTTTATGAACGCCGCGGGGCAACCGTACTTGCGCGCAACGTGTACTACACCTTCGGTGAACTTGACCTGATTGTGAGAGAAACCGATGGAACGGTGGTGTTCGTAGAGGTAAAGACCAGGTCCGGATTAGGTTTCGGCAACGCTGAATCCGTCACCCAGCGCAAGTTGGACAGAATGCGTCGGGCAGCATTGCGATGGCTGATGGATAAGCCGTATGCGCCGGTGCGATTCGACGTGCTGGCACTGAACGTGGTGGGGGATACCTTCGCGGTAGAGCTATTCGAAGGGGTGGACAATGGCGCTTGCTAG
- a CDS encoding DUF2469 domain-containing protein, with amino-acid sequence MSAEELDNYEAEVELSLYREYRDVVSQFSYVVETDRRFYLANAVELIPHTEGKDVYYEVRMSDAWVWDMYRAVRFVRYVRVITYKDVNIEELDKPDLIFPDD; translated from the coding sequence ATGAGCGCTGAGGAACTGGATAACTACGAGGCAGAGGTTGAGCTGAGCCTTTATCGGGAGTATCGCGACGTGGTCAGCCAGTTTTCTTATGTGGTGGAAACAGATCGCCGTTTCTACCTAGCCAACGCCGTGGAGCTGATCCCGCACACTGAGGGCAAGGATGTCTACTACGAGGTGCGCATGTCCGATGCGTGGGTGTGGGACATGTACCGTGCCGTGCGCTTCGTGCGCTACGTGCGCGTCATTACGTACAAAGATGTCAATATCGAAGAACTTGATAAGCCTGACCTTATTTTCCCCGATGATTAG
- a CDS encoding ribonuclease HII, with the protein MRRLQQLRTYEVALSKAGLGPAAGIDEAGRGACFGPITIAACILPDRVIPELDRLTDSKKLTAKRRDELFDVIVKCATAFNVVHISAATIDARGIQNANLDGARRAVAGLRVRPGYVLIDAFHVPGLTQPQLPIVGGDYTARCIAAASVLAKVSRDRLVVKLAQDYPEYGLDKHKGYGTKAHMNAVRRHGATPLHRYTYANVAAANAMYQEGVRAHER; encoded by the coding sequence GTGCGTCGGCTACAGCAGCTGCGCACCTATGAGGTTGCACTGTCGAAAGCGGGACTCGGTCCTGCCGCAGGGATCGACGAGGCTGGCCGTGGTGCTTGTTTCGGCCCAATCACGATTGCGGCCTGCATCCTGCCGGACCGCGTGATCCCGGAGCTTGACCGGCTGACCGATTCGAAAAAGCTCACCGCGAAGCGTCGCGATGAACTTTTTGATGTGATCGTTAAATGCGCAACCGCCTTCAACGTGGTACATATCAGCGCAGCAACAATTGACGCCCGTGGAATCCAGAATGCCAACCTGGACGGGGCACGCAGGGCGGTAGCGGGCTTGCGTGTGCGGCCCGGCTACGTGCTTATCGACGCTTTCCATGTGCCTGGCCTTACTCAGCCTCAGCTGCCCATCGTAGGGGGTGATTACACTGCCCGTTGCATAGCAGCGGCAAGTGTGTTGGCGAAGGTGAGCCGGGATCGGCTCGTGGTCAAGCTCGCGCAAGATTATCCCGAGTATGGGCTGGATAAGCATAAGGGCTACGGCACAAAAGCCCATATGAATGCGGTGCGCCGCCACGGGGCAACGCCTTTGCATCGTTACACTTATGCCAACGTGGCTGCAGCCAACGCGATGTACCAAGAAGGAGTGCGTGCCCATGAGCGCTGA
- the lepB gene encoding signal peptidase I gives MTTSTNAASEDPNQEEQEEKTTPWYIEIPLVIVVTFAIIFVLQAFVGRIYLIPSASMEPTLHGCEGCTGDRIFVEKVSYYFSEPKAGDVVVFEGTDSWNQGFVSQRSDNGVVRGLQKLGSYVGLVAPDENNLVKRIVATGGQTVSCQEGDPAVMVDGQAIDQSYTLQPPTYPVNPETGSQACGGDYFGPIQVPEDHYFMMGDNRTNSLDSRYHIGDPHQGAIPEENLRGKVQLIILPLGRFGAVEDPDIQQ, from the coding sequence GTGACCACTTCAACTAACGCGGCATCTGAGGATCCGAACCAGGAAGAGCAAGAAGAAAAAACTACCCCGTGGTATATCGAAATTCCACTGGTAATTGTTGTGACCTTCGCGATCATCTTCGTGCTGCAGGCGTTTGTGGGGCGTATTTATTTAATCCCGTCGGCATCAATGGAGCCCACCCTACACGGCTGTGAGGGCTGCACTGGGGACCGGATTTTCGTCGAAAAGGTCTCGTACTACTTCAGCGAACCGAAAGCCGGTGATGTTGTGGTGTTCGAGGGCACTGATTCGTGGAACCAGGGGTTTGTTTCCCAGCGCAGTGACAATGGTGTGGTTCGCGGCTTGCAGAAACTGGGGTCTTATGTGGGTTTGGTGGCTCCTGATGAGAATAATCTGGTCAAACGCATTGTGGCTACCGGTGGGCAGACGGTGTCGTGCCAGGAAGGCGATCCGGCGGTGATGGTTGATGGGCAGGCGATTGACCAGTCTTACACACTGCAGCCCCCCACCTACCCGGTCAATCCTGAGACTGGGTCGCAGGCCTGCGGTGGTGACTACTTCGGCCCTATCCAGGTGCCGGAAGATCACTACTTCATGATGGGCGATAATCGCACTAACTCGCTGGACTCGCGCTACCACATTGGTGACCCACACCAGGGGGCGATCCCGGAGGAGAATCTGCGCGGTAAAGTGCAGCTGATTATCCTGCCTCTCGGTCGTTTCGGGGCGGTTGAAGACCCGGATATCCAGCAGTAG